CAATACCCGTCACCGTATTTGTTGAGATATCAATAATGCTAATGCGGCTACTGCAGTAACTTATTACATAGGCCGTTAAACCATCTGACGTAATAGCAAGACCCGTGGGACTTGCTATTACGTTGTCAGGATCTGAAACTATTCCTGTTATGGTATTGGGAGTTGTGCCAAGAGTGTTTTGAGATATGAGCAAACCTATGCCCATGGCACATGAAAAAAGGAACTGTTTTGTTTTCATTATTTCTCCGCAATGATTGTTTAGTGTACGTTTTCGATTTTTAGGTTTTTTGCGGCAAGCGAAAGTATAATCCAATTCCATCCAGTAAAGAGCATATCAATACCTACAAACATACCAAGTACCCATAAGCCTGATTCTGGCCATTGTTGGAAGATTAATATGCCAAGCAATAAGGTAAAAGCACCGTTGAGCGCAAGCCAGCCAGCATGGGGCACTTTGGTTGCGAGTGGAAACACGATTTTTAAAATTCCAGAGATTATAAAGAATATTGCTAATAATAGGGTAAGGCTAATCGCATTGGCAGCCGGGTAA
The sequence above is drawn from the Candidatus Dependentiae bacterium genome and encodes:
- a CDS encoding HdeD family acid-resistance protein; the encoded protein is MQNINHVSLAQLKKNWAWYFALGVTLNIIGTLAIIFAFVSTIFSVIYLGTSLVILGFFEGIQSVKLHQLSRFFLHLMLSILCITVGLYVIFYPAANAISLTLLLAIFFIISGILKIVFPLATKVPHAGWLALNGAFTLLLGILIFQQWPESGLWVLGMFVGIDMLFTGWNWIILSLAAKNLKIENVH